In the Nicotiana tabacum cultivar K326 chromosome 16, ASM71507v2, whole genome shotgun sequence genome, one interval contains:
- the LOC142170363 gene encoding secreted RxLR effector protein 161-like produces the protein MIGSLLYLTTSRPNIVCSVGLCARFQTNPKESHLTNVKRILRYLKITTDLCLWYPKGSNCNLVVYADANYAGFLVDRKSTSVSKVAANFENRFVGSIAGVETTKSGEIGAMVVWGDEPGSSVEETLADLQKKVTESYNPAS, from the exons atgattggttctCTTTTATATCTCACTACTAGCAGACCTAACATTGTGTGCAGTGTAGGTCTTTGTGCTCGATTTCAGACAAATCCAAAGGAGTCCCACTTGACTAATGtaaagagaatattgagatacttgaaaatcACCACTGACCTTtgcctttggtatccaaaaggtagtaattgtAACCTAGTGGTATATGCTGATGCTAATTATGCAGGTTTCCtagtggataggaagagcacctcag TTTCTAAAGTTGCTGCAAATTTTGAGAATAGATTTGTAGGATCTATAGCAGGTGTTGAAACTACAAAATCTGGAGAAATTG gtgcaatggttgtttggggagatgaacctggttcatctgtagaGGAAACCCTCGCAGACCTGCAGAAGAAAGTGACTGAAAGCTATAATCCAGCTTCTTGA